In Mytilus trossulus isolate FHL-02 chromosome 10, PNRI_Mtr1.1.1.hap1, whole genome shotgun sequence, the DNA window ATCGCAAAATGACATTGTCTCAATACGCAATTTCACTGCAACACCTAGAATACATGTGCAGGTATTAGTCTGAAACTATATGTTGGAAAAGCTCTAACTGTAATTGGGTAAATGTCTCATTGATGTTTACCACACATTTGGTtttgtttatgtatatttttgattttgatatttaataatatgtatattttcagAACTGAAAGAAGCTTTCCATTTATTTTCTGAAGATGATGGGCATACAATTTCTACAAAAGATGTTGGGCCTCTCATGAAGGCTTTGGGTCAAAATCCAACAGAAGCAGAACTACAAATCATAATAAATGATCTTGACTTTGATGGTAATCTATTCCAAGCATAATTTGtatcaatgaaaaataatctATAAGATATAGatagaaatttataaattatgtcTGCAAGCAAGCTAATTTTAAGTGGTATAAACTAGTGTTGTCGGTTAACCGTCGTAAGGACCaaataccgaataccaaaaacgctaaGCGGTTAACCGGgcgggttttttttcttcaaatttttagatttgaaataaatgtattgaaatcattaattaatatataataaacgcCATAGTAGTTACAGAGTATGggattattaaaagtcaaacttcCGCAGGAATCCTCACAGACAACGCTTTATAATGTCAAAGGACAAACTTTAGTTCATggtatataatattaaaacgtACATTTAAAAGTTGCAACAGATAAGGCCGTCAAACATTAACTTAAACTActggttaaccggttaatcggtcgaacgatacttcgagtaaccggttaggcaaaaCTGTACAATTTGACAACACTAGTATAAACTGTACTcaactgaaataaaaacttgtttttgtttgcTAAAAAATTATCATGTATTGTTTTCAGTGTAATGCCATTGTTAAAAGATACTTACATATATAAAGGACAAGGTACGATAAGGCCCAACTTTCTggttttatacaaatattgtaattattattgaCTTTGTAGGTGTTCAGTACAactaatttttagttttttagtgCCTGCCCGAACGTGAcccaggattttttttattccaatgtCATGAGAACTGTTTTTGCTGTCTAAATCGCCATAATTTTCTCTTGGTCACGTAGGCACACActattaaattttaagaaacaatGGCCGAAAAACGTTATTTTCCTTCTTTTGGATTTTTTATGCCCTTTTACCCTCCTCACCTCACCCATTTTCTGAAATTGATGGTTTTGAAGTTCATCCAAACAAACTTCAAACCTAAGGGAATATTTTAACGTGATAAGAAgctttccaaaacaaaatttgaaaatgagaaaataggGGGGCCAAAAACCAGCCTTATAGTACCTTGTCCTATatataatatgaggcaggcattacctgtaaatggggacgaagtctgtatgaattatatttttgtaacttaaatatttgttaaaaaaagaaacggaaatataCCGTCATGTTTCCGATATTGGTTCTGTCGTTAGGGagtttagttgtgacgttatttaagttatgacgtcatatgcaatgtaaacaaagaaacactatcatcaggtaacgttttttcattaaaaatgaaattgatattgcgtttcttcctttttataatagattggtaaatatatattttacttaaagattcatacaaacaaaaccggaaaaaggaagtacattgtagatttctgcgcaagtccgggatttcaaaacatgacataaaaaaaattgaatgattttgagttcattagtacaatgaaaaattcgggaaattttcccgatttttttttttatattgaaatttctactgttattggggacttcgtcaccatataaaaaaatatataaatttagattttaaatttgtattttagatAGAGGTACAGTTGACTTTCCAGGATTTTACACATTAATGACACATAAAATGAAAGATACTGATGCAGAAGAAGAAATAATGGAAGCATTCAAAGTATTTGACAAAGATGGTAAAGGATCTATCAGCATGTCAGATTTAAGACATGTGATGACAAACTTAGGGGAGAAATTAACAGACGAGGAGATTGAAGAAATGATGAGAGAAGCTGATGTGGACAGTACTGACCAACAGATTGATTATTTTGCCTTTGTAAAGAGGATGATGGACGAGGAAAAATGTGAACCAGTTCAGCCTTCGGGTAATTAAAGTGTCctgtatatttatctttcaaatATAAACTGATTAATAGTATAGTATAGttatagatgaaaaaaaaatgctaaattcaggttgtttggtttcatttaagtcataagaaacctcaaataaacaaaaatatgcatatgtttttttataactaaatagatagttttcattatacaacttatgtacatgtacttttttctgaggaaaattctttaatttgtccacatttagaagaagttttcttatttttcattgcttccaggaagcaattcgctgACATaatttccgtatgcatagtgacctgagcgtaaccctcctcgttaaaatccggtgatcgcaatatgcatggatctgtcattaaaataaacaattatctgattgtacatgttaaacacatgcTCAATACCtatgctttttgttatttgtttactataaggtgacaatagGTAAACTTCGTCTTCAAAATACGgtatttaatgagcagccatatttgttaaatcataacagacaggaagagagaaaaaaatgacgattaaatgatatatttgcgtaaaaaatgataaattcctGCCCAGTCTGGACTAAGTTTAAGATATATActtgcattggttcaagaattggataacattatttttcaccactcactcgtttcttatgactttaatgatCATTGATATGCAgataaatttcaaacatttatatgaATAGAAAATGATCTACTGTTAATTTCAGAACAAGACACAAGATCCAAATCCAGCCAAATAAAGAACAAAGGTGGTTTTAAAACTCCTGCAGCACAAGAAACTGTGGAAAACTTAAAGGAAAAAGAAGTCATGTTAGGGAAAAAACAAGATTTCCTTGAAAAGAAGGTGGACAAGGAACTGAAGTTGGCAAAAGAAAATGCTGCCACAAACAAAACAGGTAATTATTGCAAGTAATCttaaaaattggagttatcttctTATGTAAACAATTGTAGTTGATTCAGCTACAACCAATGcttatacaatgcaatatttaattttacttaagaattgaatgcatctttttgtaaatttattggagTGTAAAAGCCTGGactgaagtacattttgtatgaagcacgGAAGTgcttcatttttaaaaatgtgtgtacggtcaacacttttataaccctataaagttacaaaaagaagcattcaatacttataattacattttttagctaggataatgaaacacgatttttatcaagtttttatttaattcacctgtgtaCTTTATtatgggacctcgtgtcattatgaatagttttattgtgtaatgtaATTGCTTATGGAATAACACGTgctgtgcagttagccaatcaaaattaacgtattataatgaaacatacatctaatgtaattattttccATTGATAAGTTGAATCAATCTACCATTCAGTACtgataattatttaaatttactgttttgcCTAATACCTGTATGttgaatacttttaaaattgttagaTATAACCTTTAATTAGTAGATATGAAGCTTCATCAGTATTTGAAAACATTGATCCAAGAAATTTTGAATGTAGCACTGCAGTAAAAAGTGTGCAGTGCTGTTACTTTAAAGATCCCATAGGACAACAAAACAGAAaccttcaataaaaaaaaatggctattTTAATGCTAGCACCTAGAAATCACTAGTTAAAAACTGTCTGCACACAGTTTTTTGATGATCAATGATTGCTCCTTGGATCCTGTTTTGATTCAAGTGTCACtcatgagtcttttgtagaccaaacacatgATCAGTGTACACAGTTTTAATCCTGGTATTGTgagtttattatatttaatggCAATATGATTGAATGAATATTCCATTTAAATCTTCATCTTTGTGTGCATTAACATGGAAATTTATAGTGAGTTTTCACCTATCAATAGTTGCTCTGCAAGctttaaagagaaaaaagaGGTATGAAAAACAGTTACAGCAAGTGGATGGAACACTAACAACTATGGAATTTCAGCGAGAGGCATTGGAGCAGGCAACAACTAACAAAGAAGTTTTGAGTTGTTTGGGTGGGGCTACTAAAGCCTTAAAGATGATCGAGCAACACGGGTAAGAATCCAAACATGcattaaatgtttaatatctcatattttttaattctttactAAAGAATCCAATTTGATTTTCTTCATCcgacttcaacaatgaacaaaacccttACTATTTAGTAGCTTTAACAATTAAGGAAAACAAATGTGTAGGACAGCTATCAAAGCAACCCAATAACATGCTCCCAcctttatatacaaaatgtggtAGGTTATACAGATTTGTGAGCACTTATTCTCACCTTACCTTGGACAGaagtgtaacagcacaacataagaacaaactatggTATTCAATTTACATAGAACAGAAAACAACGAATAAATATACTAAAGAAACAAAGTACAGATCTAAGATGACTGGCAGCTTGTGAAGGTCTATGTATGATCTTAGTTAAAAAGTTTTCCCTTCAGACTTCATTCTTTATTAGCACTGAAGcaatttttcaaagattttatgCTTATATTTAAGGATTTATTTGTAAAGgtatgtaaaataattctcGATGGATTTAACTTGATGTCATTTCTCATCTAGAAGactgtttatctttattttgctttatttataGCATTACAGCTGACTGTGATAGGTTtcccaaaacacaaaaacagatCTATTACTGACTTATATTAAGTTTTATGTATTTCattcaattcaaaataaatctcTAATATTTTAGTAACCTTTCCTAAAGTATTTGCTGTGACAATACAATTTTTCATGGAAAAGCATGgacgatttcatttttttttttaaaaggatgaAATTCTCTGAGAGGAAGAAATCATTCTGCCACAAagttgactatttttttttcttcctcatataacatatatgtagtttttatgtttttttccagGGATATTGTTCATGTTCATGATCTATTGTCTGATGAAATATGTGATGCTATTTCTTCTAATTATTTTGGATTGACAGCAGATGAGGTTAGTATTGTCATGAaaatgcatgatatatttgccactggaaatTAAAACAACTTACACTCAACAGTATATATGCATATCAGAAACACAAGGGTGATCTGATAACTGTTAGAAAATAAAGGGGATCTGGGATATACATCAGTTAGACAgcaacaaaaacaatcaaagaaTTGACTACAATCAAGTTTTTTCTGGTATATTCTTGATTGAGGTCTGAGAGTTTATTCACATTTctcaaacatttaaataaaaatctagTTCATGTTCAACCAACAATTGTCAAACAATATCTTGGTATTTATTAAGGAATTCcatgtatttttattgaaaaggtTATGTAAgatcactatatatatctatatgatTGTCCCTTTCAACAGCTGAAAATGAAATGCAGGTCGTGTTCTACATTGAGGAAGAAAAAGTCCAGTCAAAATATGAggtattttgtgttttgatatGTTCATCCCTTCATCTGTCAGTTTGTTTGTTCGTCCACTCTTCTTTCTGttccacttcaggttaaagttccTGGTTAAAATTGaggaagtttttgatgaagtaaaaatgttcatgtactatgaacacatttttatacgactgccaaaaaaattgcatttgtataatggtatgatgtcgtcTGCATCGTTGTCTGAGTCGTCGTCTGCGTCCTTGTTCTAAGAAACATTTGGTGtgcggacaataactttagttaaagtaaatggatcactatgaaattttacaaaaaggtTCAATAcctcaaaaggaaggttgggattgattttggataGGATGATTCCTACTGttttggaattaggggcccaaaaggagcccaaaaaaaaacatttttcgaCTTTCAGGATATCAACTTTTGTATAATCATTGtaaaatttttctcatttgagatttcagaaattaaaagaatttttctacaaatattttttttgatgggattaatattcaacagcatagtgtattgctcaatagcaaaaaaaaataatttataagttcattagaccacattcattctgtgccagaaacctatgctgtgtcaactacttaatcacaatccaaattcagagctgtatcaagcttgaatgttgtgtcaatacttgccccaactgttcagggtttgaccaCTGTGGTCgcataaagctgtgccctgcaaAGCATCTGGTTGTGagtgaatttcaatatttaaggattttcttaattttcttttactcATACCAGTTTCCTACAAATATTCATGATTTGTGAAGTATTAAATTAGGACATCAAATTGTATGTCAACCATGACTATCTTTAATCTATCTGTCAGCAATTTGCAATTTTTCTTTCACTTGggtcaattttgtctttcatttaCACCAATTTTGTACAGGTAAATAACAggtgaatgttattttttatttatcattataaacCTCTTCCTTTAGCCagttgtttatatattataaatcatcaattacaataattatagaaaaatagaGGTAGGTTGACTTTATACCTGGAAAATATGTgtcagttgacaggtatggcTGATGTATGATATAATTATCATACTAAATACTTCTTATAAGACATGTCAACTGATAAATCGATAAATAAATTAGATTGAGTACTtaaattacaataatatttcaataatattcCTCTTTTGATATAGTCTAAAATATGTAATGCTACACAAATAACGTTGTAAATAAATAACTAGGTTTACAGAAAGGACATATCTAGTGCTGAATACCTGTGCCAGTGTACATGATATGTTCATCAATAACCTATATAGGACTAATAGCTTTACTTAAGTTAGCAATTTATTTGTGTTAAAGATCCTTGCACCTTATTTTTTCCATAAGGAAAAACATGGGTATCTTCCTAAATTTAGCcatgattgatcgattgattttgtcattatgactagcatgaaatatttgctgcaGGAAGTTAAGTTAACAaacatcaaaagtaaaataacaaaatacagaactccaagaattcaaaacag includes these proteins:
- the LOC134687985 gene encoding charged multivesicular body protein 4c-like → MKALGQNPTEAELQIIINDLDFDDRGTVDFPGFYTLMTHKMKDTDAEEEIMEAFKVFDKDGKGSISMSDLRHVMTNLGEKLTDEEIEEMMREADVDSTDQQIDYFAFVKRMMDEEKCEPVQPSEQDTRSKSSQIKNKGGFKTPAAQETVENLKEKEVMLGKKQDFLEKKVDKELKLAKENAATNKTVALQALKRKKRYEKQLQQVDGTLTTMEFQREALEQATTNKEVLSCLGGATKALKMIEQHGDIVHVHDLLSDEICDAISSNYFGLTADEDDDLLAELEELEQEELDQPLGEYLLGLNLNMYLTDIDESDPLKRSVAEKNIEKEKQSGMDQNLGDIASMLGNLRHMALDMGTEISEQNAQLDRISTKVSDLN